A window of Sphingobium herbicidovorans contains these coding sequences:
- a CDS encoding molybdopterin-dependent oxidoreductase, with translation MAIVRTLCGQCAVGCGVRAVTGEGRSLSYEGDPVHPASGGLLCPQSDALTAMAPLDGRLFHPMLAGQRISWQRAIGHAARRLKDVLGRHGPDSVAMHVAGNLLTEDYYVANKLMKGFVGSAHIDGPCWRDGGMEAAYRAGLGEDVVPGSYEDVERADLILAVGASTLLRHPVLVDRIRTAREQGNARLILLTDGEDAPAVAADLHLPIAPGSAAALLSGLLLHGHDSGLLAADFMSRHVTVSEDFWTRLRSDHDLWSVGRRCGLAPADVRAFYDMFASTRRVVTLYGPAEDEEHDQRLPQAILNLHLAMGWIGTPGAAPVGIARSPNAMGAREVGCDSGQLAAHRDFSTDSIAQAARFWGAHRMAEQPGLTGAALVEAIEDGRIRLLWLLGGLPPVGHPLRAALPKAPFVILSTPWLEPGLPLEGMLALPSPVWIEKDGTITGADRLISRQRRLFPLPGEARPDWWSLTQVARSMGWHDAFHYERPAEIYREHARLTAYRNEGERLLNLRRHAPISNPAYDELTPWRWGELPFDGGHFLTPDGKARLLL, from the coding sequence ATGGCTATCGTCCGAACGCTTTGCGGTCAGTGCGCGGTCGGCTGTGGCGTGCGCGCCGTGACGGGCGAAGGACGCAGCCTGTCCTACGAAGGCGATCCGGTGCATCCGGCCAGTGGCGGCCTGCTGTGCCCGCAAAGCGATGCGCTCACCGCGATGGCGCCCCTCGATGGGCGGCTGTTTCACCCGATGCTGGCTGGCCAGCGGATCAGCTGGCAGCGGGCGATCGGTCACGCCGCCCGGCGTCTGAAGGATGTTCTCGGCAGGCATGGCCCCGACAGCGTCGCGATGCATGTCGCAGGCAATCTGCTGACCGAAGATTATTATGTCGCCAACAAGCTGATGAAGGGCTTTGTCGGCTCCGCCCATATCGATGGGCCGTGCTGGCGCGATGGTGGCATGGAGGCCGCCTATCGGGCTGGACTTGGTGAAGATGTCGTGCCCGGAAGCTATGAGGATGTGGAACGGGCCGACCTGATCCTTGCCGTGGGCGCATCCACGCTGCTGCGGCATCCGGTGCTGGTTGATCGCATTCGGACGGCGCGTGAGCAGGGGAATGCCAGGCTCATCCTGCTGACCGATGGGGAGGATGCGCCGGCAGTTGCGGCGGATCTGCACCTGCCCATCGCGCCGGGCAGCGCCGCCGCACTGCTGTCTGGCCTGCTGCTGCACGGCCATGACAGCGGTCTGCTGGCGGCTGATTTTATGTCGCGCCATGTGACGGTGTCGGAGGATTTCTGGACCCGCTTGCGGTCCGATCATGATCTCTGGTCGGTGGGCCGGCGCTGCGGACTGGCCCCTGCCGACGTCCGCGCCTTCTACGATATGTTCGCCTCAACGCGGCGCGTAGTGACGCTATACGGTCCGGCCGAGGACGAGGAGCATGATCAGCGCCTGCCCCAGGCGATCCTGAACCTGCATCTGGCGATGGGCTGGATCGGAACCCCCGGCGCCGCGCCGGTCGGCATCGCCCGCTCGCCCAATGCGATGGGCGCGCGTGAAGTGGGGTGCGACAGCGGACAACTCGCCGCGCATCGGGACTTTTCAACCGACTCCATCGCTCAGGCCGCCCGCTTCTGGGGCGCGCATCGGATGGCGGAGCAGCCCGGCCTGACCGGCGCGGCGCTGGTGGAAGCGATCGAGGATGGACGGATCAGGCTGCTATGGCTGTTGGGCGGACTGCCGCCCGTGGGCCACCCGCTGCGCGCGGCGTTGCCCAAGGCGCCCTTTGTCATCCTGTCGACGCCTTGGCTTGAGCCGGGCCTGCCGCTTGAGGGCATGCTGGCGCTACCTTCGCCCGTCTGGATCGAAAAGGACGGCACGATTACGGGCGCTGACCGGCTGATCAGCCGCCAACGCCGCCTTTTCCCCCTGCCCGGTGAAGCAAGGCCGGACTGGTGGAGCCTGACCCAGGTCGCGCGGTCGATGGGATGGCATGACGCCTTTCACTATGAGCGGCCCGCCGAAATCTATCGTGAACATGCCCGGCTGACCGCTTACCGGAATGAGGGCGAAAGGCTGCTGAACCTGCGTCGCCATGCGCCGATCTCAAACCCGGCTTATGATGAACTGACGCCATGGCGCTGGGGCGAGTTGCCCTTTGACGGCGGGCATTTCCTTACCCCTGACGGCAAGGCACGGCTGCTGCTTTAA
- a CDS encoding glycosyltransferase: MTLNVLTLSTLFPDMSRPNFGVFVERQARELASRPDVTVTVIAPLGVPIWPIGLSSHYAALRALPRKERWQDLTVYRPIFSTIPKIGARMNVRNMTGAILPLVRHLHEQQPFDVIDASFFFPDGPVAQRLSRALGIPYSVKARGADIHYWGRRRDTRGLVKRAGDGASGLLAVSSAMRRSMIKMGMDAEKIRVHYTGVDLDRFEIADRASAKEALGFEGPVILCVGALIPRKGQELLVQALPRLPGVTLLFAGQGQYRRALEKQAEELGVDRRIGFLGSVPHDRLPRIYAAADVMALPSSSEGLANAWVESLACGTPIVITDVGGARELLDRPEAGHIVDRDPDAIVTAIGDILTNPPEREAVRDTALRFTWEANGDLLLHHLKGIARGG, encoded by the coding sequence ATGACGCTGAATGTCCTTACGCTATCGACGCTCTTTCCGGACATGAGCCGGCCCAATTTCGGGGTGTTCGTCGAGCGCCAAGCCCGCGAGCTAGCCAGCCGCCCCGATGTGACGGTGACGGTCATAGCGCCGCTGGGCGTCCCCATCTGGCCGATCGGCCTTTCCAGTCACTATGCCGCCCTCCGCGCCCTGCCGCGCAAGGAAAGATGGCAGGACCTGACCGTCTATCGCCCGATTTTTTCCACCATTCCCAAGATCGGCGCGCGCATGAACGTGCGCAACATGACGGGGGCCATATTGCCGCTGGTCCGGCATCTGCACGAACAGCAGCCTTTCGACGTCATCGACGCCAGCTTCTTCTTCCCCGATGGGCCGGTGGCGCAGCGTCTGTCGCGGGCGCTTGGCATTCCCTATTCGGTCAAGGCGCGCGGCGCGGACATCCATTATTGGGGCAGGCGCAGGGACACGCGCGGCCTGGTCAAGCGAGCTGGGGACGGCGCGTCCGGCCTGCTGGCGGTATCCAGCGCGATGCGCCGGTCGATGATCAAGATGGGCATGGATGCCGAAAAAATCCGCGTCCATTATACCGGCGTCGATCTGGACCGCTTCGAGATAGCCGATCGCGCGAGCGCCAAGGAAGCGTTGGGATTTGAAGGGCCGGTGATCCTATGCGTCGGTGCGCTTATCCCGCGCAAGGGCCAGGAATTGCTGGTGCAGGCGCTTCCCCGCCTGCCGGGCGTCACGCTGCTGTTCGCGGGACAGGGGCAATATCGCCGCGCGCTGGAAAAACAGGCGGAGGAACTGGGCGTCGATCGGCGCATAGGCTTTCTGGGGTCGGTTCCGCACGACCGGCTGCCGCGCATCTACGCCGCCGCCGATGTCATGGCCCTGCCCTCCTCGTCCGAAGGGCTGGCCAATGCCTGGGTCGAATCGCTCGCCTGCGGCACGCCGATCGTCATCACGGATGTAGGCGGAGCGCGCGAACTGCTCGACCGGCCGGAAGCGGGCCATATCGTAGATCGGGACCCGGACGCCATCGTGACGGCCATCGGCGACATCCTGACGAACCCGCCCGAACGGGAAGCAGTGCGCGACACGGCGCTGCGTTTCACCTGGGAAGCGAATGGCGACCTGCTGCTCCATCACCTGAAGGGCATCGCGCGGGGCGGTTAA
- a CDS encoding TPM domain-containing protein: MRLRLSQADHELVTRAVAQAEQETDGEIVTIVARRSDAYHDAGLHWAIGAVFVALSIAAAFPAHFRALCSWLLLSWEHEVEDWKLLTVLLGLLIVKFLAVRYILAWMPLRLALTPRTTKARRVRRRAMTLFRAVALGRTKAQTGVLIYLSLDEHRAEIIADAAINQKVTPDVWGDAMAAMIDAVRDGRTGEGMAEAVRQVGAVLARHFPRSADNPNELPDRLIEL, from the coding sequence ATGCGTCTTCGCTTGAGCCAGGCCGATCATGAACTGGTCACCCGGGCGGTGGCCCAGGCGGAACAGGAAACCGATGGCGAGATCGTGACGATCGTCGCCCGGCGATCCGATGCCTATCATGATGCGGGGCTGCATTGGGCCATCGGCGCTGTATTCGTGGCGCTTTCCATCGCGGCGGCTTTCCCCGCGCATTTCCGGGCGCTCTGTTCCTGGCTGCTGCTCAGCTGGGAGCATGAAGTTGAAGACTGGAAGCTGCTGACGGTCCTGCTGGGATTGCTCATCGTGAAATTCCTGGCCGTGCGCTACATCCTTGCCTGGATGCCGCTGCGGCTTGCGCTCACGCCCCGGACCACCAAGGCGCGGCGGGTGCGGCGGCGGGCGATGACCCTGTTCCGTGCGGTAGCGCTGGGCCGGACGAAGGCGCAGACGGGTGTCCTCATCTATCTTTCCCTTGACGAGCACCGCGCCGAAATCATCGCGGACGCCGCGATCAATCAGAAAGTGACCCCGGACGTCTGGGGCGATGCGATGGCGGCGATGATCGACGCGGTGCGCGACGGCCGCACTGGCGAAGGCATGGCGGAAGCCGTCCGGCAGGTGGGTGCGGTGCTGGCCCGCCATTTCCCGCGCAGCGCCGACAACCCCAATGAATTGCCAGACAGGCTGATCGAATTATGA
- a CDS encoding DUF6456 domain-containing protein yields MPGQFIEQKIEDPKGHVQTVAVNIGESPISWLHARGHLNERQYRAGELLRADWDRAGLGPRVTMRWDAAPASGGRRSGAGAPDPTVAQLSARERFHAAIAAAGPGLSDILWRVACAGEGLVAAERALGWPSRAGKLVLTLALDRVADWYRVP; encoded by the coding sequence ATGCCAGGCCAGTTCATTGAACAGAAGATCGAGGATCCAAAGGGACATGTCCAGACGGTCGCGGTGAATATCGGCGAATCGCCGATCTCATGGCTCCACGCGCGGGGGCATTTGAATGAACGCCAATATCGCGCGGGCGAACTGCTGCGTGCGGACTGGGACAGGGCTGGCCTTGGCCCCCGCGTCACCATGCGGTGGGACGCTGCGCCCGCCAGCGGCGGTAGAAGGAGCGGGGCAGGCGCGCCCGATCCGACGGTTGCCCAATTGTCGGCGCGCGAACGCTTCCATGCCGCCATCGCCGCTGCAGGACCGGGGCTCAGCGACATATTATGGCGCGTCGCCTGTGCGGGCGAAGGGCTGGTCGCGGCGGAACGCGCGCTGGGCTGGCCAAGCCGGGCGGGCAAGCTGGTGCTGACCCTGGCGCTGGATCGTGTGGCCGACTGGTACAGGGTGCCGTGA
- a CDS encoding helix-turn-helix domain-containing protein, whose product MITRIREVRKAKGLTLEQVAALCQPPTTAQTIGRLETGTRTVSVNWLNRIAMALGVGSSELVALPGQSVVPVAALLGPEGARAPTRSLSFPPPAPADAMIGVQVSASIGDYRSGDEIWCRRIGPDEFTSALNRDMLLPRHAGRFVFGRLIGREGDRLHILPLGSGSRQQVISDPPWGAVAVQLVRQL is encoded by the coding sequence ATGATTACCCGCATCAGAGAGGTCCGCAAGGCGAAGGGGCTGACGCTGGAGCAGGTCGCTGCCCTTTGCCAGCCGCCGACCACGGCGCAGACGATCGGCAGGCTGGAAACGGGCACGCGAACCGTATCGGTCAACTGGCTGAACCGCATAGCAATGGCGCTGGGCGTCGGATCGTCCGAACTGGTGGCGCTGCCGGGGCAAAGCGTCGTGCCGGTCGCCGCGCTGCTGGGCCCGGAAGGCGCGCGGGCGCCGACCCGCAGCCTGTCCTTTCCGCCGCCGGCGCCTGCCGACGCGATGATCGGGGTGCAGGTGTCGGCCAGCATCGGCGATTATCGCAGCGGCGACGAAATCTGGTGCCGCCGGATCGGCCCCGATGAATTTACCAGCGCGCTCAACCGCGACATGCTGCTGCCGCGCCATGCCGGGCGCTTCGTGTTCGGCAGGCTGATCGGCCGCGAAGGCGACAGGCTGCACATCCTGCCGCTGGGCAGCGGCAGCCGCCAGCAGGTAATCAGCGACCCGCCCTGGGGCGCGGTCGCGGTTCAGTTGGTGAGACAATTATAG
- a CDS encoding LemA family protein: MTILRRFSPAFLLPLLSAFALSACGINSVPAAEEVAKAKWADVQAQYQRRANLIGNLVATVKAAGKQEQDTLVGVTEARAKATSIQVSADDLSDPAKVQQFQQAQAQLGQGLGRLLASVEAYPDLKANQNFLDLQSQLEGTENRIAVSIRDYNEAVRAYNTRIRTFPDAIGAKIIHGAKPMTPFQASTPGADEAPKVDFGN, translated from the coding sequence ATGACGATCCTGCGCCGTTTTTCCCCTGCGTTTCTCTTACCCTTGCTGTCGGCATTCGCGCTGTCCGCCTGCGGCATCAATAGCGTGCCAGCCGCCGAAGAGGTGGCCAAGGCGAAGTGGGCCGATGTCCAGGCCCAATATCAGCGCCGCGCCAACCTGATCGGGAACCTGGTCGCCACCGTCAAGGCGGCCGGCAAGCAGGAGCAGGACACTTTGGTCGGCGTGACCGAGGCCCGCGCGAAGGCGACATCCATCCAGGTCAGCGCCGATGATCTTTCGGACCCGGCCAAGGTTCAGCAGTTCCAGCAGGCGCAGGCGCAACTGGGGCAAGGGCTGGGCCGGTTGCTCGCTTCGGTGGAGGCCTATCCAGACCTGAAGGCCAACCAGAATTTCCTCGACCTCCAGTCGCAACTGGAAGGGACGGAGAACCGCATCGCCGTGTCTATCCGGGATTATAACGAAGCGGTCCGCGCCTATAATACCCGCATTCGCACCTTCCCCGACGCGATCGGCGCGAAGATCATCCATGGCGCAAAGCCGATGACGCCGTTCCAGGCCAGCACGCCGGGAGCAGATGAAGCGCCCAAGGTCGATTTCGGTAACTGA
- the mscL gene encoding large conductance mechanosensitive channel protein MscL — protein sequence MGLISEFKTFINRGNVIDLAVGVIIGGAFATITKSVTDDLIMPLIGFLFGGADFSSYFIRLGDIPPEFKGDPGSYADLKGAGVAMLGWGEFLTVLVNFLILAFIIFLLVKAVNRLMPKPGETAPAATPEDILLLREIRDNLKK from the coding sequence ATGGGGCTGATTTCCGAATTCAAGACTTTCATCAACCGTGGCAACGTGATCGACCTGGCGGTTGGCGTCATCATCGGCGGGGCGTTCGCCACCATCACCAAATCGGTGACCGATGATCTCATCATGCCGTTGATCGGCTTCCTGTTCGGGGGTGCGGACTTTTCCAGCTATTTCATCCGGCTTGGCGATATTCCGCCGGAGTTCAAGGGCGATCCCGGCAGCTATGCCGATTTGAAGGGTGCGGGCGTCGCCATGCTGGGATGGGGCGAGTTTCTGACCGTCCTCGTCAATTTCCTGATCCTGGCGTTCATCATCTTCCTGCTGGTGAAGGCGGTGAACAGGTTGATGCCGAAACCGGGCGAAACCGCGCCTGCAGCCACGCCGGAAGACATATTGTTGCTGCGGGAAATTCGGGACAATCTGAAAAAATAA
- a CDS encoding TPM domain-containing protein: MLRRLILILALLVWIPAAQGQTFPKLTGRVVDDAALLSPAQEQALTQRLAALEKESGRQLVVATLPSLQDYDISDYGYRLLRAWGIGDKERNDGVLLIVAPKERKVRVEVGYGLEGILTDALSSQIIRNSITPRFKAGDMAGGIEAGTNALITLLSLPADEARARALAAEKAQQGNRGCGSPLILIFWIAIAAFIIVPTIFGRRGGRRYRGGAGPIVIWGPGVGGSDWGSGSGWGGGGGGWGGGGFSGGGGSGGGGGASGGW, translated from the coding sequence ATGCTCCGCCGCCTGATCCTGATCCTTGCGCTGCTGGTGTGGATACCGGCGGCGCAGGGGCAGACTTTTCCCAAGCTGACGGGCCGGGTGGTGGACGATGCCGCGCTGCTTTCACCCGCGCAGGAACAGGCGCTGACCCAGCGGCTGGCGGCATTGGAAAAGGAAAGCGGCCGACAGTTGGTGGTCGCCACGCTGCCCAGCCTGCAGGACTATGACATATCCGATTATGGCTATCGCCTGCTGCGCGCGTGGGGCATCGGCGACAAGGAACGCAATGACGGCGTGCTGCTGATCGTCGCACCCAAGGAGCGCAAGGTGCGCGTCGAGGTGGGCTATGGACTGGAGGGCATTTTGACCGATGCCCTGTCGTCCCAGATCATCCGCAATTCCATCACGCCGCGCTTCAAGGCAGGCGACATGGCGGGCGGTATCGAGGCCGGGACCAACGCCCTCATCACGCTGCTCAGCCTGCCGGCCGATGAGGCGCGGGCACGCGCGCTGGCGGCGGAAAAGGCGCAACAAGGCAACCGGGGCTGCGGCAGCCCGCTCATCCTGATCTTCTGGATCGCTATTGCAGCCTTCATCATCGTGCCGACCATCTTCGGACGGCGCGGCGGCAGGCGCTATCGCGGCGGCGCGGGACCAATCGTCATCTGGGGGCCGGGCGTCGGCGGATCTGACTGGGGATCGGGCAGTGGCTGGGGCGGCGGCGGCGGCGGTTGGGGCGGCGGCGGCTTTTCCGGCGGCGGCGGCAGCGGCGGCGGCGGCGGCGCATCGGGGGGATGGTGA
- a CDS encoding NUDIX hydrolase, with protein sequence MSEQDMAAAEEIMWEGRFITAKRRGRWEYVGRARGIHAAVILAIDEDADGTRHVLLVDQFRVPLGRRCIELPAGLVGDDEEGEESALAAARELEEETGYRAGRMEAAGDFYSSPGMVSESFCLFRAHDLCKTGEGGGVDGEDIRVHRVPLATLASQIATWRAEGFAIDVKLLLLLGADMAR encoded by the coding sequence ATGAGCGAACAGGACATGGCCGCCGCAGAAGAAATCATGTGGGAAGGCCGTTTCATCACCGCCAAGCGGCGCGGCAGGTGGGAATATGTCGGACGCGCGCGTGGCATCCACGCCGCCGTCATATTGGCGATCGACGAGGATGCGGACGGCACGCGCCATGTCCTGCTGGTCGATCAGTTCCGCGTACCGCTGGGCCGCCGTTGCATCGAGCTGCCCGCTGGCCTTGTCGGCGATGATGAGGAAGGCGAGGAATCCGCCCTGGCCGCAGCGCGCGAGCTGGAGGAGGAAACGGGGTATCGCGCTGGGCGGATGGAGGCGGCGGGCGATTTCTACAGTTCGCCCGGCATGGTGTCGGAAAGCTTCTGCCTGTTCCGCGCCCATGACCTGTGCAAGACCGGCGAAGGCGGCGGCGTGGATGGCGAGGATATTCGCGTTCACCGCGTCCCCCTCGCCACCCTCGCCAGCCAGATCGCCACCTGGCGCGCCGAAGGTTTCGCCATCGATGTAAAGCTGCTGCTGCTGCTGGGCGCGGACATGGCGCGTTAG
- a CDS encoding HAD-IIB family hydrolase, which yields MKELIAFDLDGTLAESKQPLEQDMGDALADLLTVAHVAVISGGDWPQFDKQVASRLPARADLSRLWLMPTTGTKLYTHRDGAWSPVYAELFDDGQKQQIFKAFDESLEATGFVPQETWGERIEDRGSQITFSALGQQAPVRAKEGWDPDFAKRRIIQADLRERLPGLSINMGGATSIDITREGVDKGYGLKKLRDASGIALDATMFIGDAIFPGGNDYPAKQIGLDTVRVRDPQETLSVIAAIVACQK from the coding sequence ATGAAAGAGTTGATCGCCTTCGATCTCGACGGAACGCTGGCGGAAAGCAAGCAGCCTCTTGAACAGGACATGGGCGATGCGCTCGCCGATCTGCTGACGGTCGCCCATGTCGCGGTGATTTCGGGCGGCGACTGGCCGCAATTCGACAAGCAGGTCGCCAGCCGCCTTCCGGCCCGCGCGGACCTGTCGCGGCTGTGGCTGATGCCGACCACCGGCACCAAGCTCTATACGCATCGCGACGGCGCATGGTCGCCGGTCTATGCCGAACTGTTCGATGACGGGCAAAAGCAGCAGATTTTCAAGGCCTTCGACGAATCTCTCGAAGCGACCGGCTTCGTTCCCCAGGAAACATGGGGCGAGCGGATCGAGGATCGCGGCAGCCAGATCACCTTTTCCGCATTGGGACAGCAGGCGCCGGTCCGTGCGAAGGAAGGATGGGACCCGGACTTCGCCAAGCGCCGCATCATCCAGGCCGATTTGCGTGAACGCCTGCCGGGCCTGTCGATCAACATGGGCGGCGCAACGTCGATCGACATCACGCGGGAAGGGGTGGACAAGGGCTATGGCTTGAAAAAGCTGCGTGACGCGAGCGGCATTGCGCTGGACGCCACGATGTTCATCGGCGACGCGATCTTTCCCGGCGGCAACGACTATCCGGCCAAGCAGATTGGCCTGGACACCGTGCGCGTGCGCGATCCGCAGGAAACGCTTTCCGTCATCGCCGCCATCGTCGCGTGCCAGAAATGA
- a CDS encoding chemotaxis protein CheA, translating into MDELLQEFIAETQETLEALASEVVAWEADPGDRDRLDAIFRFFHTVKGSCGFLNLPRFERLSHAAEDVLSEIRNGNRTADPATVSAVLGIMDRIAELAEAVAIGAALPDENDDYLIGALTQPVQGAAPEAAAPAVETTRLGGAQAVPRTIRLPLSLIDQLMNGVSDMVLARNELSRKLRERTGDPELESAFERLSTCVADMRDAISKTRMQRVDRLFTAIPRMVRDLGRDLGKKIDLVLEGGDVEMDREMVEMVVDPLTHIVRNSIDHGIETPEERRALGKPEAGTLMLQARQSGNQIVIEISDDGRGIDTGRLVEKAVGAGRLSRDAAVKMSEAEKLDLIFHAGLSTAQAVTAISGRGVGMDVVRANVERIGGMIALHNEPGRGLRIILRVPLTLTIIPGLIIRSGGLHFAIPRAAVVEILHDNNETLHVAEVGGAKIATIRSVRHSMIDLEDVLGMQKPAQAGPRAVMVVRSATGVPFALGVAAVDNHEELVIRPASPLVMATGVYAGMTLPDNGKPMLLLDAAGLANAACLPNIADDRADRQAEEEDERAARTEMVSALRFEELSGEKRLIKLSLVERVEDVDVTSFGRSGAHAFVRLDGRLVPVVNGVHAFTADHVSALRLRDGTREACYPVAAVLDIVEMPAVPDMVAMHGLLSGVSVIDGEHLEVINPFALFAALPDGPLVERTRGRCVLADSQDGWTREILAPLLRQAGHEVILGLPQDEAVDPADIVLCSDGDSSQAAEILGCRVVQLRASPRPTGPQDSSIYRYDQDALMAAIAGARR; encoded by the coding sequence ATGGACGAGCTACTTCAGGAATTCATAGCTGAAACGCAGGAAACGCTGGAAGCCCTGGCAAGCGAGGTCGTCGCGTGGGAAGCGGACCCCGGCGATCGCGACCGGCTGGACGCTATTTTCCGCTTCTTCCATACGGTCAAGGGCAGCTGCGGCTTCCTGAACCTGCCGCGCTTCGAGCGCTTGAGCCACGCGGCCGAGGATGTTCTGTCGGAAATCCGCAATGGCAATCGCACTGCCGATCCGGCTACCGTCAGCGCGGTGCTGGGCATCATGGACCGCATCGCCGAACTGGCCGAAGCGGTGGCGATCGGCGCGGCGCTGCCGGACGAAAATGACGATTATCTGATCGGCGCCCTGACGCAGCCGGTGCAAGGCGCAGCGCCCGAAGCGGCGGCCCCTGCGGTGGAAACCACGCGGCTGGGCGGCGCGCAGGCCGTACCCCGCACCATTCGCCTGCCGCTGTCGCTGATCGACCAGTTGATGAATGGCGTGTCGGACATGGTGCTGGCCCGCAACGAACTGTCGCGCAAGTTGCGGGAACGGACGGGCGACCCGGAACTGGAAAGCGCGTTCGAACGGCTGTCGACCTGTGTGGCCGACATGCGCGACGCCATCTCCAAAACCCGTATGCAGCGCGTCGATCGCCTGTTCACCGCCATCCCCCGCATGGTCCGCGATCTTGGCCGTGACCTGGGCAAGAAGATCGACCTGGTCCTTGAAGGCGGCGACGTCGAGATGGACCGCGAAATGGTCGAGATGGTCGTTGATCCGCTCACCCATATCGTGCGCAACAGCATCGACCATGGCATCGAAACGCCCGAGGAGCGCCGTGCGCTGGGCAAGCCGGAAGCGGGCACGCTCATGCTGCAGGCCCGGCAGTCGGGCAACCAGATCGTGATCGAGATCAGCGATGACGGGCGTGGCATCGACACGGGCCGCCTTGTGGAAAAGGCGGTCGGTGCGGGCAGGCTTTCGCGCGACGCGGCGGTGAAGATGAGCGAGGCCGAAAAGCTGGACCTTATTTTCCATGCGGGCCTTTCGACCGCGCAGGCCGTCACCGCGATTTCGGGCCGTGGCGTCGGCATGGACGTCGTGCGCGCCAATGTCGAACGAATCGGCGGCATGATCGCGCTTCATAATGAACCTGGCCGGGGGTTGCGCATCATCCTGCGCGTTCCCCTGACCCTGACCATCATTCCGGGCCTTATCATCCGTTCGGGCGGGCTGCATTTCGCGATACCGCGCGCGGCGGTCGTGGAAATATTGCACGATAATAATGAAACGCTGCACGTCGCCGAAGTTGGCGGGGCCAAGATCGCGACGATCCGCTCTGTGCGGCATTCGATGATCGACCTGGAAGATGTTCTGGGGATGCAAAAGCCGGCGCAGGCTGGCCCCCGCGCCGTCATGGTCGTGCGGTCCGCTACGGGCGTGCCCTTTGCGCTGGGCGTTGCCGCCGTCGACAATCATGAGGAACTGGTTATCCGGCCCGCTTCGCCGCTGGTGATGGCGACGGGCGTTTATGCCGGCATGACGCTGCCGGACAATGGCAAGCCGATGCTGCTGCTGGATGCGGCGGGGCTGGCCAATGCCGCCTGCCTGCCGAATATTGCCGATGACCGGGCCGACCGTCAGGCGGAAGAAGAGGATGAGCGTGCGGCGCGGACGGAGATGGTCTCCGCGCTGCGTTTTGAAGAGCTGTCGGGCGAAAAGCGGCTGATCAAGCTGTCGCTGGTCGAGCGGGTCGAGGATGTCGATGTGACGTCGTTCGGCCGGTCGGGAGCGCACGCTTTCGTCCGTCTCGATGGCCGACTGGTGCCTGTCGTCAACGGCGTTCACGCCTTTACGGCGGACCATGTGTCGGCGCTGCGCCTGCGCGATGGAACGCGGGAAGCCTGCTATCCGGTGGCGGCGGTCCTCGATATCGTGGAGATGCCTGCCGTGCCCGACATGGTCGCGATGCACGGCCTGCTCAGCGGCGTTTCGGTGATCGACGGCGAACATCTGGAAGTCATCAACCCCTTCGCCCTGTTCGCCGCCTTGCCCGATGGCCCGCTTGTGGAGCGGACGCGCGGACGCTGCGTGCTGGCGGACAGCCAGGATGGGTGGACGCGCGAGATATTGGCGCCGCTGCTCCGGCAGGCCGGGCACGAGGTCATTCTGGGCCTGCCGCAGGACGAGGCGGTCGATCCGGCCGATATCGTGCTGTGTTCGGACGGCGATTCGTCTCAGGCGGCGGAGATATTGGGTTGCCGCGTCGTGCAGTTGCGCGCTTCGCCACGGCCCACGGGGCCGCAGGACAGCAGCATTTACCGTTATGATCAGGATGCGCTGATGGCCGCCATCGCTGGCGCGCGGCGTTAA